In Chthoniobacterales bacterium, one genomic interval encodes:
- a CDS encoding CDGSH iron-sulfur domain-containing protein: MNTPHVCAKAPDVQEVEPGTYWWCSCGLSSTQPFCDGSHKGKGFAPVKVEITEKRKVAWCMCKHTANPPFCDGAHAKLA, encoded by the coding sequence ATGAACACTCCCCATGTTTGCGCCAAAGCGCCGGACGTCCAGGAAGTCGAACCCGGAACATATTGGTGGTGCTCCTGCGGTCTCTCGTCCACCCAGCCGTTTTGCGACGGCTCGCACAAGGGCAAGGGTTTCGCTCCCGTGAAAGTCGAGATCACCGAGAAGCGCAAAGTCGCTTGGTGCATGTGCAAGCACACGGCGAACCCGCCGTTTTGCGATGGCGCCCACGCCAAGCTGGCGTAG
- a CDS encoding FolB domain-containing protein: MLRNLLLDWSGTLVDDLAPVLGATNHVLEAYGRPPLTRDEFRQHFRLPFTDFYREFLPDVPLDELDALFHDRFTGIRDEVVPLPGLREFLDFCREDGRRLFLLSSVKHEHFEAQARKLDLLHYFECPYAGVLDKRAKIGEVLAAHSLDPDETAFVGDMIHDVETARHGGVMSIAVLTGYDPVGKIMPAKPDVVVSSLHELRRLLQHASARNAGDQILIGGLAVTARIGVTDAERSKAQRLEVDVRMDADFAGVGDDVGRTTDYAAVAAWVAAVCAAREFRLLETLAEDLASGLLAEFPLVSAVEIELRKFVLPDARHAAVRVRRQRDSREP, from the coding sequence ATGTTGCGCAATCTTTTGCTCGATTGGTCGGGGACCTTGGTTGATGACTTGGCGCCGGTTCTCGGCGCCACGAACCATGTGCTGGAGGCATACGGGCGTCCCCCGCTTACGCGCGACGAATTCCGGCAGCATTTCCGCCTGCCTTTCACCGACTTTTACCGGGAGTTCCTGCCCGACGTGCCGCTCGATGAACTCGACGCGCTTTTCCACGACCGTTTCACCGGTATCCGAGACGAAGTCGTTCCGCTTCCGGGATTGCGTGAGTTTCTGGATTTTTGCCGCGAGGACGGCCGCCGGCTATTTCTGCTCAGCTCGGTGAAACACGAGCATTTCGAGGCGCAGGCGCGCAAGCTCGACCTGCTGCATTACTTCGAGTGTCCTTACGCCGGTGTGCTCGACAAGCGGGCCAAAATCGGGGAAGTCCTCGCGGCACACTCGCTCGATCCGGATGAGACGGCGTTCGTCGGCGACATGATCCACGACGTCGAGACGGCGCGGCACGGCGGCGTCATGAGCATTGCGGTGCTCACAGGCTATGACCCGGTGGGAAAAATCATGCCGGCCAAACCCGACGTTGTGGTTTCCTCGTTGCACGAATTGCGCCGATTGCTGCAACACGCGAGTGCGCGGAATGCCGGCGATCAGATTCTCATCGGCGGGCTCGCGGTGACTGCGCGTATCGGCGTGACCGATGCGGAACGTTCCAAGGCGCAGCGCCTGGAGGTCGATGTGAGGATGGATGCCGACTTCGCCGGGGTCGGCGACGACGTGGGGCGAACGACGGATTATGCTGCTGTTGCCGCATGGGTCGCAGCGGTGTGCGCGGCGCGGGAGTTCCGCTTGCTTGAAACATTGGCTGAAGATTTGGCGTCCGGCTTGCTCGCGGAGTTTCCGCTTGTTTCGGCCGTGGAGATCGAGCTTCGCAAATTCGTGTTGCCCGATGCCCGTCATGCGGCCGTGCGAGTGCGACGGCAGCGGGACTCCCGTGAACCCTGA
- a CDS encoding DUF721 domain-containing protein translates to MTAGIPTFTNSPTPRRKRRSAKRPWKAAPSRPSATTARSIKGGSAVGRPFIPMSRWAETALAEWRRYREPRDPSERTTGVRAALRALLPKLGLSDALEEQEVRRVWADLVGPFIASKSAPDRLRGGVLHVRVHHSSVRFELERTWKAEIEAKLAAQFGAGKIREVKFFG, encoded by the coding sequence ATGACGGCGGGTATTCCTACGTTTACAAACAGCCCGACACCCCGGAGGAAGAGGCGCAGTGCAAAGAGGCCATGGAAGGCTGCCCCGTCGAGGCCATCGGCGACAACGGCGCGTAGTATCAAAGGCGGGTCTGCGGTCGGCCGCCCTTTCATTCCGATGAGCCGCTGGGCCGAAACCGCTCTGGCTGAGTGGCGGCGCTACCGCGAGCCCCGCGATCCTTCCGAACGCACCACGGGTGTGCGCGCTGCGCTCCGTGCTTTGCTTCCGAAGCTCGGGCTTTCCGATGCGCTGGAAGAGCAGGAAGTGCGGCGTGTGTGGGCCGATTTGGTGGGGCCGTTCATCGCATCGAAATCCGCGCCCGACCGCCTTCGCGGCGGTGTTCTCCATGTGCGCGTGCATCATTCGAGCGTGCGCTTCGAGCTCGAGCGCACCTGGAAAGCCGAGATCGAGGCCAAGCTTGCCGCGCAATTCGGTGCCGGAAAAATCCGCGAGGTGAAATTCTTCGGCTGA
- a CDS encoding ferredoxin, which translates to MAELENKYPENVTGKFYVDDQCIDCDLCRETAPSNFKRNDDGGYSYVYKQPDTPEEEAQCKEAMEGCPVEAIGDNGA; encoded by the coding sequence ATGGCCGAGCTCGAAAACAAGTATCCAGAAAACGTTACCGGAAAATTTTACGTCGATGACCAGTGCATCGATTGCGACCTCTGCCGCGAGACGGCGCCTTCCAATTTCAAGCGCAACGATGACGGCGGGTATTCCTACGTTTACAAACAGCCCGACACCCCGGAGGAAGAGGCGCAGTGCAAAGAGGCCATGGAAGGCTGCCCCGTCGAGGCCATCGGCGACAACGGCGCGTAG
- a CDS encoding type II toxin-antitoxin system VapC family toxin — MARLVVICLDTNYLIRCLEDGSEEANRITDWYRRGERLIAPMPAWYEFLCGPITAEQEEIVRAFLAEVIPFHEEQAREASRLLNATGRKRGLRVDAMIAATAIVSGARLATGNRNDFAPFLEHGLELV, encoded by the coding sequence CTGGCGCGCCTCGTCGTGATCTGCCTCGACACAAATTACCTCATCCGCTGCCTCGAGGATGGTTCAGAGGAGGCCAATCGCATCACGGATTGGTATCGCCGCGGAGAACGTCTCATCGCGCCGATGCCCGCGTGGTATGAATTCCTCTGCGGTCCAATCACGGCGGAGCAGGAGGAAATCGTGCGGGCTTTCCTCGCGGAAGTGATTCCGTTCCACGAGGAGCAGGCCCGGGAGGCATCGCGTTTGCTCAATGCAACCGGACGCAAGCGCGGCCTGCGCGTGGACGCCATGATTGCAGCCACAGCCATTGTGTCCGGGGCTCGCTTGGCCACCGGCAACCGCAACGACTTTGCGCCCTTTCTCGAACATGGACTCGAGCTTGTCTGA